Part of the Polyangiaceae bacterium genome is shown below.
TCATGGGCGACATCAAAGGCGCCAACGAGAAGATGAAGGAGCTCGACAACTTGCTCGCCGAGTCCGCGGACAAACTTCAGAAGAAGGAGTACCCGGCGGAGCTCTCCGCTCAGCTCGGCGCGGTCAACATCCCGTTCGACGCGACCAAGGTCGACGGCAGCGCGATCTCCGGCTTGAAGCCCAGCGCCCTACGCCAGCTCCTCAAGTTCACGTCGAGCTGCGAGGCCTTGAACGAAAATAAGGACAAACTCAAGCGTTTGCTCGACTTCGTCAAGGACCCTGTCACCAAAGCTTGGAAGGAAGAGAAAGAGCCGGTGATGAACTTCTCCGTGCTCTTCCGGTCCGATCAAAAAGGCGTCATTGCCGAGTTCGTTCCGAACAAGGAACCATTTGCTCTCGGCAAAGACTGGCCTGCGACGTACACCATCACGAAGATCGAACGCGGCAAACCGGCGGAAAAGAAGCTCAATCGGTACACGAAGGGCGATCTCCCCGGTCAGGACATCGTCGTGCCGATCGATCCTGCGAGCACCGCGGTCTTCACGAGCGAAGAGGCCATGCGTAACCTTCGCAAGGCGTTCGTCGACTTGCGCAAGGAGCTCAAGGGCGACGAAAGCGATCCGCAAAACCCGGTCACCGGAACGATCGAGCTCGGTGATGGCTTGTTGTCCGAGCTGCAAAAGGTCACGGCGGGCGGCTGATCGCTTCTCGCGCCTCACCCCCCGACCCCCTCTCCAGCTTCGCGGCTTCGCCGCTCCGTGGAGAGGGGGAGTATGCCTCACCCCCCGACCCCCTCTCCCTAAGGAGGGAGAGGGGGAGGAAGAGCGTTGTTCCCCCTCTCCGCTTGCGGAGAGGGGGTTAGGGGGTGAGGTCTATTCCCCCTCTCCGCTTGCGGAGAGGGGGCTAGGGGGTGAGGCCCTCACGTGGGTCCAGGCGTCGATGCGCGACGGATGATCTCCACGCGCCCGATATGCTGTTCGTCGCAGTCCTGCACGATGAACCGCATCCCGAACTTGCTCAAACTCGTCCCTTTTTCAGGGATCTTGCCGAGATGCTCGGTGATCATCCCTTCCAGCGTGTTGCCGTCTTCCGCAGGCATGTCCGCTCCTAGATACGCGGACAAATCACGCAGACTCACAGCCGCGTCCGCCAAGATGCGCCCATTGCCCAAGTCCTGAATCGGCGGTGCTTCTTCGAGGTCGTGTTCGTCTCGAATGTCGCCCACGATCTCTTCGAGCACGTCCTCGAGCGTCACGATGCCGCTGACGCCGCCAAACTCGTCGACCACGATCGCCAAGTGCTGACGACGCGAACGCATCTCTTTGAGCAGCGATGACAGCGGTTGCGATTCCGCCACGAAGTTCGCCGGACTGCGCACGATTTCTCGAAGCGTCGTGTTCTTCGGCCGGCACTCCTCGATCTGCTTGAACAGGTCCTTTGCATACAAAAGACCCACGACGTTGTCGATTTGTTCGCGATAGACGGGATATCGCGAATGTCCGCTCTCCGTGACGAACGGCAGCACCTTCTCGATCGGCGTCGAAACTTCGATCGCTTCGACACGTGATCGAGGAACCATCACATCCTTGGCCGTTCGGTCCTGAAATTCGAGCACATTGCGGATCATCTCCGCAGGCTCGGGGTCGAACAGCCCCGTTCGCTCGCCCTCGTCGACGAGCATTTCGACTTCGGCCTCGGCGACACGCGGATCCGGCGGCTCGCCAACGACATCCTTGCGCGAGATGGCCGCACCAAGCCATCCAAGCGGAATGGCGAGCGGAAACATCGCGATCTCGAGCGGACGCAAGTATCGCGCGGCCATGGGCGCCACGTGATCGGCGTATTTGCGCGCAAGCGTCGTGGTGACTTCGTACAGGATGCCCGTGAACGCCACGACGATGCCAAAAGCAATCCACGCAGCGCCCTGCCCAAAGCGTGGAAGCAGCACCAAAAAGGTGAAAATTGCCGTGGCTGTCGAGCTGACGATTCTGCCGAGCAAGTACCGCGAGCGCAGCTTCATGTCGGCCGTGCGAATGCGTTCAAACGCTTTCTTGTCGGCCCCCTCGGCCTGCTCGATGAGGGCACTCAAACGAGGGCCGCTCAGTGTCGTCAGAGCCGTGTCCGCTGCCGCGAACAACGCCCCGACTATGGCTGACACCATGGCAATGGCCAAGAGCGTCAGTGGAACATCATTTGGACTCAAAACCGAACTCCCCTACCGCCCAAATCGTAGCGGACCATGCTTCCGCGGTGCAACCGGCCAAAACCGTTGCCCCCGTCGGAGTGACGTGGGCGTAGCAGGCCAATCATACACGAGAAGCGTCAGTCGTTGCAGTTCGGTTCGCCGTAAAACCTCGTCGGACCACATACGCATCCGCTTGCACACCGCCGACCGCCACCAAGTCGCCCTCCGGTGACATCCATGCCGAGGGCTCATCAGAAATTGCTGGAGGAACGGAGAAATCCTGTGCGGATAGGAGTTTTCCCTGGATCGCTCGGGTTACTCCAGATGCGGTGAGCACCGAAGTGGACATGCAACGCGCGGCGGCTTTTGCCAGGGGGATGACCGACGCCTCGAGCATCGAACGAGCGGCGTCGAGGCTAACCGATTCTTGGAGGTCAAACGGACCGCTCCGCGTGCGCCGGAGGGCTCCGAGACAAGATGGAACTCCAAGGGTTTGTCCAAGGTCTCGCGCAAAGGATCGGACGTAGTACCCCTTGCTGACGTCGAGCGATATGTCGACGAAACCGAGACGGTTCTGTTCGACGAACCCCGCTCCTCGTAGCTCGATGGACGTGACTTCGACGGGACGGTCTTCGAGCGTGACGGCTTCTCCTCGACGGGCGCGATCGTAACTGCGCTGTCCAGCTACCTTGATCGCGGAATACGCAGGCGGGGTTTGCGCCTTGCGTGCGCGTTCGTGCGCGACAGCTTCTGCCAAACGTGGTGCTGCATCGATGGGCGCGCCGGATGCGAGCTGTTCGATCTCTTGCAAAAGCCATTCGGGCAGCGGCGTTTCGCTCGTGATGGTTCCTTGCGTATCGAGCGTATCGGTGCTGCGACCGAAGACGACGCGCGCGTCGTAGCGTTTGTCGTGGAGCGTGAGGTACGGGCCGAGCTTGGTGGCTTGACCAAGCAGCACGACGAGCACGCCGGAGGCTAGCGGATCAAGCGTTCCGGCGTGGCCGATGCGTCGCATGCGCAGCGTGCGCCGGAGCTTGCCGACGACATCGTGACTCGTGGGCCCGGTGGGTTTGTCCACGACGAGGACGCCTTCGAGCGCCTCGGGCAAACTGTCGTCATCGGCCATGTTCAACCGAACCAAACCGATCGACGTTCGCCAACCATCCGATCGAGCATGGTTTGGATCGACGCACGAACGCGTTCGGACAAACGTCCGACGAGGATCTCGTCATCGGCCGCTTCCGCGCCGTAACCGCTCCACGTGAAGGGTTCACCGAAACGGATTTTCCACTTCGTGGGTGCGGGCATGAGACCCAAGGGACCGAGCGCGGGGAACGTCGGCGTGATGGGGAAGTACGGAATGCCGAGCGCTTTGGTCATGTACTCGATGCGGTAGAGCATCGGGTTCGCTTCTTCGGCGCCGACGATGGCACAAGGCACGATGGGCGTGCGCGTGCGCAGGCACAAGCGCACGAAGCCTCCGCGGCCGAAGCGCTGGAGCTTGTAGCGGTCGCGATAAAGTTTGCCGATGCCTTTGGCGCCTTCGGGGAACACGGCGACGAGCGCGCCTTTGCCAAGCAGCCGCTCGGCGTTTTCTTGGCAAGCGCGAACCGCTCCGATGCGGGTCATGAAGGTGCCGACGAAAGGTAGGTAGTAGATGAAGTCTTCGGCGAGCCAGCGAAGCTCACGATGCGCGGCGTGCTCGCGACGAACGGCGGTGCGGAGCATCGCGCCGTCGTAGGGCAGGGGACCGCCCGAATGGTTGGCGACGATGAGGCAACGTCCCTGCGCGGGGATGTGCTGAACGCCTTCGACAGCGACGCGGAAGTAGCGGCTGTAAAGAAAATCGAGCGATGGAAGGAGGCGCTGTTCGAACGTGGGATCGAGCCCGAATTCGTCGACTTCTTCCGAACGACTACGCAGGCCTGCGCGTCCCCACTGCCGAGCATAAAACTCGGGCGAAAGAACTTCGTCCGCGGTTGCTTGCCCTGGTGAGGATGGGCGCTGCGGAACGGGCGTGGGGGAGGATGGTTTGTCCGATGGAACGGGCGCCGGAGGTTTGTCGGAGCCCTCGCGCGCCTTGTCGAACATGCGGTCGAGACGCGCTTCCAAGTCGCGAATCTGCTGCTCGATGTCCTCGGCGCTGGTCGCCGCCGTAGCGGCATCGATGGCGGGAGGGTTTTCGACGCCGAAGCGTTCGGCGGCTTGGGGGTCTTCCTGGTCCTGGCCAAACCCCGTAGACAAACCCGGTTCCGTGGGACCCACGGGCGCGACGTCGGCAGCGTTGTCGACATCGAGGTCGTAGCCGGCAACGAGTCGCTCATCGAGGGACGCATCGGTGGTCGTTGACATCACGGACTGCGCCTCACCCGGTACCTCCGCGGACAGAACCTGATCAACACGCTCTACGGGGTCTGTCGTGACGAACGCAGCACTTGCCGATTCCGTGACGACGAACGCAGCACGAGCTGGGTCGGTTGCGACAAACACGGCGCTCGTCGTCGGTGTCTGTTCGGGCTTCGACGGACGATCGCTACCGGTTTGCTTGTGCTTGCGTTTGTGTTTCTTTCCCATGGCGCGCTTCCGTCGTGGCAGGCGTTTCCTGCAAGAGATTGGCGTCCCGAAGCCGCTCGGCGTTCACGTAGTCGAGCAGCGCTTCGCGGGTGGTGTACGCGGGGCGAAACCCCATGCTTCTGGCTTTCTCCCCGTCGGCGACGCACACGTAGCGGAGGTAGCGCAAGAAGCTCGGCGGGAAAGGTGAAATTTGCGCGACCCACATGGCTCCAACGACAGGGCCCGCGAGCGGGTGCAGGAGGGGCGTCGCTTTGCGTCCAGCGAGACGAATGATCGTCGATAGCGGCAGGACGCCTTCACCGACGATGTTGTACGTGCCCGGATGATCGCGATCGATTGCAAGCTTGAAGGCCGCGAGCACGTCGACTTCGTGCACGAGTTGCCACAGCGGATCGAAGCCGAGGAGCGTGGGCACCTTTTCAGGCGACAGGTACCGCGTGACCCAGTTGCGCACCGTGGGGCCCACGATGGGCGCCGTGCGCAAGACGGTCACCACGGTGCCTTTCGACTTCGCTGCGAACGCGTTGATTTCCCGTTCGGCGGCGATCTTGTCCGCGAAGAACGGTTCGTCCGCGTCGGCGCGTAGCGGGTGCCTTTCGGTCAAGAAGTTCGGGTTTGTCGGGTGCGCTCCGTAGAGCAGCGTTTGGCTCCACTGAATGAACTTGCGCAACCCCGTTTGCCTCGCCGCGTTGATGAGGTGCATCGTCCCGACGGATTCGAGCTCGTGCGACCACACCGTCGCGTGCGTGGGCGAAGGCAAGAAGCCGAGGTGCACGAGCGTGTCGACGTGTTCGCTGGCGAGGATGTTGGCGACGCGTTCTTCGGTTGCTGGTGCGGTGAGGTCGAGCGGGAAGTGTTTTGTCTTGTCGCGCGCGGTGCTTGCAGCGGCGATGTCGATGGTGACGATGCGCTGCGTTTGTGGGTCTTCTTCGAGGAGTCCCACGAGGTTTCGTCCGAGAAACGAGGCAGCACCCGTGACGGCGACGACGCGGTTGCCAAGCTTGATGCGCGGGGCTGATGTTGCGTTTTCCGAGGAAGATTCCATGCGGAGCGGGCACGACAGTACCCTTTCGCGGGGCACGTGCAACATCCCTGTAACGGCTTGGTTGGGCCGAGCGAAACGGTGTCACGGCGCCGCGCACGTCGCGCGGATCCACACGACGTCATCGTCACGCTGGATCCACAGGTCCACGTTGTCGCCTTGGGTCGTCACCGCAAAGCTCGATGCGTCACCAACGGGCATCGGCGCCGACGTCGGCGCGCCGTCTTCGCCCAGGACGACCGCGTAGACGACCTTGCGCGCTGCACGGCATTCAATCGGAGCGATGTACGTCGCAAGGCCGCCGCGCGCGAGAGGCCGCAACGCGCCGCTCGTTGCAGGCGCCGGCGCGCGCACATCCACGTCGGGCGCCCCAAGCCGCGAAAACCGCATGATCCCGCCTTGCTTCGCACAACCGTCGTCATCCACCGGAGCGCCATACACGAGCGCCACGGGACGACCCAGCACCGTCGCATCGACGATACCGTGAGGCGCAGGCACTCGGCCCAGCTCACGAGGTTTGTCCGCGGATCCAACGCCCCAAAACACCAGATCCGATGCCTCGAACAAACCCACCACGGGCTCGCTCCGACCGCCCGCATCGGCATCCGTCGCGACCACATCGAGCCTCGCGATGCACGACGGCCTTGCATCACTGTCGCCCGCTTGCGGAACGATCTCGTGCCTGCGCCACGATGTTACGGATTCGTTCGGTTTGCCCATCCAAACATCCGCACCGGGCGCTGAAACCTTGGCAAGACGCGTCGTGAGCAGCACGCAGACGTCTCCGTTGCAGCTCGAGTCGATGGCGTCGAACGATTCCCCTTCGCCAATGGATGTCGCCGCGTTGTTCTGAAAGACGAACACCTTCGACAGTTTGTCCGCGGTGGGCTCCGAGTACGCCGCAATCCATGCACCCGTGTTCGTCCGAGCCAATCGCGGCATCGCCGTCGCCTCGGTCCAGGGCACTGCAAACGGCTTGCTGCTCGTGCCCGCCGGATCCAGCTCGAACGCCGCTACACCCGTCAGCCGCGGCGGCGTCTCCGCGGTGTCCGCGTCCGCAATGACGAGCGACCCGAGGGCCGATGATGCCGCGACAAACCGCGTCGACGCGCGAACTTTGGCGCGCACGAGCGGCTCGCGCATGCTGCATCCCGGAGGCAATGCCGGCCCCAGGAAGGTTGGTCCAAGCCGAACGGGCTCGAACTTCCACGCAGCAGGCGGCGGCAAAACATCGACCTCGACCACCTCCGGAGGCTCGACCTCCGAAGCATCCGGAGCATCGACGGTCGACGACGAACAACGATTGCAACACGGCAGCGTAACGATGAGCGCTAGGGAAATCGGGGCGACGATCGCTACGCTTCGCACGGCTACCTCGGCGCAAAAGTCTTGCGCAGAACCGGATACATCTCGAAACCACCCACTTCGACAAACCCATGCGCCATAAACGCGCCCATCGGTCCCGTCCAAAGCGCTTCATCCATGACAGCAGGCTCATTCGGCCTGCACGGTAAAGCTTCGAGCACCGAAGCTCCGAGCGACGGAGCAAGCTCGACGGCTCCCCCAACGAGCGCCTTTGCTACCCCACGTTTGCGATATGCGGGATGCACGAGCGCACATCCGATGAGGAAAACGCCTTCACGATCGCCTTTGAGCACCGGCAACTGCTTGTAGAAGCGTCGCTCGTACGCCTTTCGCATCACGGACGCCGGCGCGACCTTCAGCCACCCAACGACTCGGCCTTCATGAAGCGCCACGATGCCGCGCGCTTCGTCGCTTCGTTCCGCGAGCGCTCGTGCAAAAACGTCGGCGTTTTCCCGCGGCGCATTCGCGCACACGTCGAGCCATTCGTTGTTCGTCCCGGTGAAATGCCAAAACCGACAAAAGCAAGGCGATCCGGCCGCATGAAAGAGCTCGGCGAGCCCCTCGATGTGCTCGGGTCCCGCAAGCATGATTCGAACGTCGCTCGCTGGTTCGTTCATGCCAAACCCTCGGGACGCAAACCTCGCGCCGGAGACAAACGCTCCCATGCTGCTGCAACGGCGCACAGGCGTGCTTCTTCGAGCGGCGGGCCGATGAGCTGCAAACCCACGGGCAGCGATGGAGCGTTTGCCGTGGGAGCGGCCGGTTCACACGGCACGCTGATCGCCGGCACCCCCGCAAGGCTCGCGGGAAGCGTGTACACGTCCGCCAAGTACATCGCGAGCGGGTCGTCCACACGTTCGCCCAGAGGGAACGCAACCGTGGGCGAAACCGGCGTTGCGATGACGTCCACATGACGGAACGCTTCTTCGAAGTCGCGTCGCAACAGCGTGCGTACTCGTTGCGCGCGCAGGTAATACGCATCGTAATACCCGGTGGACAAGACAAACGTTCCGAGGACGATGCGTCGAGCCACTTCGCGACCGAAGTTTGCTCCGCGCGTGCGAGCGTAGAGCGTCTCGAGGTTCGTCGCGTCCGCTGCTCGCGCGCCGAACCGCAGGCCGTCGTAACGCGCGAGGTTCGACGAAGCCTCGGCCGTCGCGACGACGTAATACGTGGCAACGGCGTACTTCGTGTGAGGCAGATGCACGGGATGCATCGTGCAGCCCAGCGATTCCAGCCCCTTCAACGCTTCACGCACACGCGCTTCGACTTCGGGCGCAAGCCCTTCGCCAAAATATTCTTCGGGCACACCGATGCGAAGGCCCCGCACGTCGCGACTGCAAGCTGCTTCGTAGTCCGATACCGGCGCCGCGAGGCTCGTTTGATCGTGCGCATCATGCCCCGCGATCACGCGCAGAATGCGCGCTGCGCCGCGTACGTCGCACGCGAAGGGACCCACCTGATCGAGGCTCGATGCAAAAGCGATCAACCCATAACGCGACACGCGACCGTACGTTGGCTTGACGCCCACGGTCCCCGTGAGCGCCGCGGGTTGACGAATGCTTCCACCCGTATCCGATCCAAGCGCACCGAGCGACATACCCGCCGCTACGGCGACCGCGCTTCCCCCGGACGAACCTCCCGGTGTGCGCGACGTGTCCCACGGATTTCTGGCCGGGAAAAACGCACTGTTCTCGTTCGACGAACCCATTGCGAATTCGTCCATGTTGGTTTTTCCCACGAGCAGCGCATCGGCTGCACGAAGCCGCGCGACGACCGTCGCGTCGTAAGGTGGACGAAAGCCGAGCTGCGGGGAAGCGCCCGCTTCGTTGGAGCGCAAAAGAATTCGTGATCCAGCGGTCGTGGGCGCATCGCGCGTGCAGAGAGCATCCTTGATGGCGATGGGAACGCCGGCGAGCGGTCCGAGCGTTTCGCCGCGCGCGCGTTTTTGGTCGATGGCACGTGCAGCTTCGAGCGTTTCTTCGCGCTGGACCGTCAGGAACGCGCGGAGCCCGGCGTCGCGTTTGGCGATGCGGTCGAGGTAAGCGATTGCCACGGCCTCCGCCGACACGTCGCCGCGCGTTATGGAATCGGCGAGTTCAGAGATGGATCGGTCGCAAACCGAGCTGTTTGTCATGGCTCAACCCTCGTCGACGAAGGCCGGCACGGCGAAACCTTCCATCGACACCCGAGGCGCTTCGCGCAGCGCCAAGTCCACCGGCAAGCTCGGATGCGGCGTGTCCGAGCGCAGATGCGGCTCTTCGAAGGCCACGTGCGCCGTGGGATCGACACCCGTCAGGTCCAGTTCTTCGAGTTGTTTCACGTGCGCGAGGATTTTTCCCAGGTCCCCGGTCAGCTTGTGGATTTCCTCGTCGGGCAGCTCGAGCCGCGCGAGCCGAGCGAGCGCACGGACGCGAGTTTCGTCGATGATGTTGGTATCGCGCTCCGGTGAAACCATCGCGCCGGTGTAGCACGGAGGCGACGGAGCGATGCGGCCTCCGGTCATGGGTACTTTTCATTTCCGAAGAGCCGGGATAATCGTGGAGTTGGCCTTATCCCGTCCAGCTCGTTCGAGAGTGAAAGGAAATTCGTATGCCCCGACTTGCGTTTCCGAGTCGTTTTTCCTCTTCAGCGGTACTTTTGATGTTGGGAGGCATTGGCTTCGTCGGCGTCGTCGGTCAAGGCGCGGGCTGCAGCTCGTCCTCGAATCCGACGACGACCGGTGGCGCGGCAGGGCAAGGTGGCATGGGTGGAGAAGCCGGCGCGTCTTCGTCGACGGGAGGCATTGGCGGTCAAGGTGGTTCTGCGGGAACTGCTGGAGCTGCGGGGCAGGGCGGTTCCGGGGGATCTCTGCCGCCCGAATGCACCACATCTGCCGATTGTGCCGCGTCACCCAAGGGGCCCGTGTGCAATCCAATGACCAATACGTGCGTCAAGTGTCTTCCTGGGGGAGCCGACGACGTGTGTCCGCCTGGGCAATACTGCACGAATTTCAATGAATGCGAGGTCGGGTGTACGGATCCGACCGACTGCATGGCGCCATTGATTTGCAATACGAACGAAAACAGATGCGTCGGGTGCGTCATCGATACCGATTGCCCGCAAGGGTCGGTGTGCTTTTCCGAGACGTGTTTTCCTGGATGTTCGCCGATTCAGCCGTGCCAACCCGGTTTCTCGTGCTGTTCGACGCAGTGTTACGATTTGGCGAACGACGTGCAAAATTGCGGGTCGTGCACGAACGCTTGTCCCCAGCCGGACAATGCCGCGGCGGTTTGCGTCGATGGCAATTGCGGCATGGGCGCGTGCAACGCCGGGTTTGCGGACTGCAACAAGAATCCGATGGACGGTTGCGAATGGAACACGTTCCAGGATGGCCCGTGCGCATGTGTGCCAGGCACGACCGTGGCGTGTTATTTTGGCTCGCCCGGGACCGAAGGCGTTGGTACGTGCAAAGCCGGCGTCGCGACATGTGAAGCCGATGGCACGGGATATGGGCCTTGTGCCGGCCAAGTGTTGCCCAAGAACGAGCTCTGCAATGGTTTGGACGACGATTGCGACGGCAGCCCCGAACCGCCCGGATGCGTCGCGTGCGAAGCAGGAACGGGATCCTGCAATGGCAACGTGGGCACGTTCTGCCCGGATGGCCTCAGCACCATTACCGAAATTTGCGACCCGCTCATGGGCACCTCGTGCAATCCCGCAACGGGACGTTGCGACGGCACGTGCAGCCTGAAATCGCTTGGAACGAGCTACATTGGTTGCGATTATTATCCGACCATCACGGCCAACATCGTCAGCTTGTCGTTCGCGTTCGCCGCTGCAGTGTCGAACACGGGCAATTCCCCCGCGACGGTGACGGCTTCCAAAGGTGCCACCGTGCTGGGAACGTA
Proteins encoded:
- a CDS encoding GNAT family N-acetyltransferase, yielding MNEPASDVRIMLAGPEHIEGLAELFHAAGSPCFCRFWHFTGTNNEWLDVCANAPRENADVFARALAERSDEARGIVALHEGRVVGWLKVAPASVMRKAYERRFYKQLPVLKGDREGVFLIGCALVHPAYRKRGVAKALVGGAVELAPSLGASVLEALPCRPNEPAVMDEALWTGPMGAFMAHGFVEVGGFEMYPVLRKTFAPR
- a CDS encoding NAD-dependent epimerase/dehydratase family protein; this translates as MLHVPRERVLSCPLRMESSSENATSAPRIKLGNRVVAVTGAASFLGRNLVGLLEEDPQTQRIVTIDIAAASTARDKTKHFPLDLTAPATEERVANILASEHVDTLVHLGFLPSPTHATVWSHELESVGTMHLINAARQTGLRKFIQWSQTLLYGAHPTNPNFLTERHPLRADADEPFFADKIAAEREINAFAAKSKGTVVTVLRTAPIVGPTVRNWVTRYLSPEKVPTLLGFDPLWQLVHEVDVLAAFKLAIDRDHPGTYNIVGEGVLPLSTIIRLAGRKATPLLHPLAGPVVGAMWVAQISPFPPSFLRYLRYVCVADGEKARSMGFRPAYTTREALLDYVNAERLRDANLLQETPATTEARHGKETQTQAQANR
- a CDS encoding HlyC/CorC family transporter — protein: MSPNDVPLTLLAIAMVSAIVGALFAAADTALTTLSGPRLSALIEQAEGADKKAFERIRTADMKLRSRYLLGRIVSSTATAIFTFLVLLPRFGQGAAWIAFGIVVAFTGILYEVTTTLARKYADHVAPMAARYLRPLEIAMFPLAIPLGWLGAAISRKDVVGEPPDPRVAEAEVEMLVDEGERTGLFDPEPAEMIRNVLEFQDRTAKDVMVPRSRVEAIEVSTPIEKVLPFVTESGHSRYPVYREQIDNVVGLLYAKDLFKQIEECRPKNTTLREIVRSPANFVAESQPLSSLLKEMRSRRQHLAIVVDEFGGVSGIVTLEDVLEEIVGDIRDEHDLEEAPPIQDLGNGRILADAAVSLRDLSAYLGADMPAEDGNTLEGMITEHLGKIPEKGTSLSKFGMRFIVQDCDEQHIGRVEIIRRASTPGPT
- a CDS encoding 1-acyl-sn-glycerol-3-phosphate acyltransferase produces the protein MSTTTDASLDERLVAGYDLDVDNAADVAPVGPTEPGLSTGFGQDQEDPQAAERFGVENPPAIDAATAATSAEDIEQQIRDLEARLDRMFDKAREGSDKPPAPVPSDKPSSPTPVPQRPSSPGQATADEVLSPEFYARQWGRAGLRSRSEEVDEFGLDPTFEQRLLPSLDFLYSRYFRVAVEGVQHIPAQGRCLIVANHSGGPLPYDGAMLRTAVRREHAAHRELRWLAEDFIYYLPFVGTFMTRIGAVRACQENAERLLGKGALVAVFPEGAKGIGKLYRDRYKLQRFGRGGFVRLCLRTRTPIVPCAIVGAEEANPMLYRIEYMTKALGIPYFPITPTFPALGPLGLMPAPTKWKIRFGEPFTWSGYGAEAADDEILVGRLSERVRASIQTMLDRMVGERRSVWFG
- the gatA gene encoding Asp-tRNA(Asn)/Glu-tRNA(Gln) amidotransferase subunit GatA; its protein translation is MTNSSVCDRSISELADSITRGDVSAEAVAIAYLDRIAKRDAGLRAFLTVQREETLEAARAIDQKRARGETLGPLAGVPIAIKDALCTRDAPTTAGSRILLRSNEAGASPQLGFRPPYDATVVARLRAADALLVGKTNMDEFAMGSSNENSAFFPARNPWDTSRTPGGSSGGSAVAVAAGMSLGALGSDTGGSIRQPAALTGTVGVKPTYGRVSRYGLIAFASSLDQVGPFACDVRGAARILRVIAGHDAHDQTSLAAPVSDYEAACSRDVRGLRIGVPEEYFGEGLAPEVEARVREALKGLESLGCTMHPVHLPHTKYAVATYYVVATAEASSNLARYDGLRFGARAADATNLETLYARTRGANFGREVARRIVLGTFVLSTGYYDAYYLRAQRVRTLLRRDFEEAFRHVDVIATPVSPTVAFPLGERVDDPLAMYLADVYTLPASLAGVPAISVPCEPAAPTANAPSLPVGLQLIGPPLEEARLCAVAAAWERLSPARGLRPEGLA
- a CDS encoding formin — encoded protein: MADDKSKKPKINLKDRLGKTNIGTQSVPLPVPGGSQPSSPGAPQGIAPPPGITPGIPVPPFAGAKPAVSEPPPKPTVVQQTIKVEVGEEIIKEREKAKKTLIGAAIGTALLGIGLGYVVGGQAAKADRGKQVIANAKALMGDIKGANEKMKELDNLLAESADKLQKKEYPAELSAQLGAVNIPFDATKVDGSAISGLKPSALRQLLKFTSSCEALNENKDKLKRLLDFVKDPVTKAWKEEKEPVMNFSVLFRSDQKGVIAEFVPNKEPFALGKDWPATYTITKIERGKPAEKKLNRYTKGDLPGQDIVVPIDPASTAVFTSEEAMRNLRKAFVDLRKELKGDESDPQNPVTGTIELGDGLLSELQKVTAGG
- the gatC gene encoding Asp-tRNA(Asn)/Glu-tRNA(Gln) amidotransferase subunit GatC, with the translated sequence MVSPERDTNIIDETRVRALARLARLELPDEEIHKLTGDLGKILAHVKQLEELDLTGVDPTAHVAFEEPHLRSDTPHPSLPVDLALREAPRVSMEGFAVPAFVDEG
- the truB gene encoding tRNA pseudouridine(55) synthase TruB; translation: MADDDSLPEALEGVLVVDKPTGPTSHDVVGKLRRTLRMRRIGHAGTLDPLASGVLVVLLGQATKLGPYLTLHDKRYDARVVFGRSTDTLDTQGTITSETPLPEWLLQEIEQLASGAPIDAAPRLAEAVAHERARKAQTPPAYSAIKVAGQRSYDRARRGEAVTLEDRPVEVTSIELRGAGFVEQNRLGFVDISLDVSKGYYVRSFARDLGQTLGVPSCLGALRRTRSGPFDLQESVSLDAARSMLEASVIPLAKAAARCMSTSVLTASGVTRAIQGKLLSAQDFSVPPAISDEPSAWMSPEGDLVAVGGVQADAYVVRRGFTANRTATTDASRV